In Quercus robur chromosome 11, dhQueRobu3.1, whole genome shotgun sequence, the sequence GCAATCTCACTGTATTTGCAGGATCCCAAACGAAGACCCAGCTCCATCTGGACGCACTCATAAGGACTGatgattttggcatcatcaattattatttttatatcaattgttattattataccTTACTTTATTGCACAAGTATTTGGAAATTTTTCTTCTGGTTTTTTGTGATATCTTGATGCTctttttgtctatatatatatctacGACTTCTCTAAGATCTTTCAATTGTCCTTTTAAAATTGGACctcatgcttttatttttttttattcaaaagagaaaCTTAATCTCTATCTACTCTAAATAGATAAGATTTATTCAAAAACCAACCTAAAAATCTATGCTATCCTTAATCTAATTATCAAACTccttataacaaaaaaaaaaaagaaaaaaaaaatcttgaaatgataaaataaaataaaggtacATAACACAACATGAAAACTAGGGTAATTACGCTTTATCATCCTAAATTATATCCTAAATTACACTTTATACTTTAGACTTTCAGAATACACAATTAGCACCTTAAACTATTACTTGTGTTACATTTTTCACCCCACTGTCAATTCTGTCGTTAGTTTGGAtggaaaactaaaatttagggtgcaaagtataATCATGAGTATACTTTAGGGTGATAAAATGtaatatcttatttatttttaagggaTTGAGCAGCAGGGTAATTGCGTCTTTTCATGTGGTGTTATAGTTTATAGTACTAACTttgcattttgaaaatttaggatGCAAATTGTAACTTGTGGTCTAATTTAGGAtagtgttgaggtctaaaaaaatgATGACACAAGGCCCAAAGAAATGGCACATTGGGCCAACCCCATGGGAAGTAACATTAAAAAAGGGGTTGAGCTCACAAAAGAAAAGGGCCCAGCTCGCCTAGATCAGAGGACCAAAGAGAGTCCAATAGAAAGAACTAGGCCCGAGATCCCTAGGACGTGTAGCGCAGCCAAAGTGGGATTAAGACAGCTCAAGAGGCGAATCAAAAAGCACAAGAAACGAAGGACAGATGTGTCCTCGAGCACACAATGATGCAGCAAAGAACCAGAGGGCTTGGAGAGCAATAACTCACGAGCAAAAGGCCGGTACTTTGGGTAACCCAGAAAGAAGAACCACAAGGGCAAGTAGCTGGGAAAACCTTCGACTGGGCAAGGAAAGATTCGgctcacttgggaaaaatgacaagTCTAAAAAGGTAAAAGTGTGGAAGCATTGgaggaagagagattgaaggacAGCTCTCCCAAAACATCCCAGAATGGAAGGTCAGCGAGAAGCTTTTGGGGAAACAGCACCAAAAGAAGGAAACTAAGAGAAATAAGGAAAGAATCAGTCGTCAAAAGGGTTGGACTAATAAGGGCTTTGGTACCCAGCGAGccaggggggagggggggaatCAGTGGTACCCTGGGGCCCTAGAGTGAcattataaaaggagaagtGGCCAACATTGAAGGGGACAATTCGGCAGTAGTGAACCATAACAGAATCCTTGAGAAAACTCTATCAAAATCTAGAGAAAGtagtaaaaagaaagagaaataccCCTGGTATCCCAATACATATCTACTGTAaaacatactcggattcaaagagattcaaattttgtaagtcttggaggcttgaatagccatataagtctgtgatttttgagtttatttggaccttgtaacacgtcttagtgagcacattgtaatctataattaagaaaataatcaaatattttcatattgatttgaggatCCCTAACAGTCATTGTGTGCTTTTCCCTATTacattgtttttccttttgctgTTTTCTTCTTGCtgttcaatacatatattcCTGCTTGTTAGTGTATACGTGTTGCAGGATCCTTGCCCTGTGCACCACTTGGTTTGTAAACAGCTCATATAGTTGcagtgaaccaagcccagtccaccaaaccataagtatttggcccaggatccttgggcctaggagctaagaaaaaaaaaagcgccCACACAAATAGTAAGGTataattttccctaaaaattgTCCTAAACACAAGttagtaaagtgtaattattcTTAGTAATTATGTACTTATACAGTGATGGTAGAAGGATTAAAGCACATTATATGGTATACATcgatgaaaataaaagaaaatcccTTAAGTTATATGATATACAAATTAGAAGTGACAAAACAGGTAAGTCGAGTCAATTAGGTCCGGTTAAAACAGGTAATTTTGAGCGAGCTAGAAATGGGGAGGGTCGAGTCGAGTAgtatttttcaattgaatttaaaaaaaaaaaaaaaaatcatgtagttttttttatgagaaaaaacatatatatattagttatgggaaaaaaattaattgatttttttgacatgtttttataatttccataaaagttgtataaatttttttttttctaaaatgatcaATTAACAAGGCccattataaaattattattattatttgagaggaattattattatatatttgaaagGCAGTAttcaaaaaatgtttaaaaaatgagaaatgctatgtccataacattttcattaCAAATCTTATGTGGTAGGTTGTTACTTGCTGTTATTAGTGggtaaaaaaacaatttcagttgtagatttaaattaaaaaacctgTAACAACCTGCTAATTaggatttgttttgaaaatgttgtagacgtagcactTCTCTAAAATGATCAAATCATGGATTAACCCATTTTTACTTTGAGTCAAAAAATTTGGATTTAGGTTGAGTTGTTGAATCATGACCCGTTTTACCACATCTAATAAAAGGATCATATAAGACTGCATAAGtttctaaccaaacaaaaattttgttgaaaatgttTTAAGCATACCAGTCACCACTATATAACAATGTTAATTGTTCGTTTAGGGCTATCTAGAAGACCTGACAACCTATTCAACCCAGCAAACCCGCTCGCCACTTGATCCGATGACTCCTTTGATCAGACACAGGTTTCGAACTCAATAAGCTGACCCCATGCGGGTCGGTTGTCAGTTTTCCATTTCAAAACCCGTGACACCCAACTTGAACCGAACCTTTATCCATTCTGGCAAAGTATTACAAATTTCCAACTAGATCCGACGAGATCTCACTGTTATCCGACGAAATCTAGGCCAAATCTCGATGGATCCGGCCATATTTCTGTCCAATCTTGACAAATCCCGTCAGATCTCGATGGATCTGGCCAGATTTAGGCTAGATCTCGACGGATTCGGCCAAAAATGGTTCCCGAAGATGAAACCTGATACCCGAATCGATACAACCCGAAATCGACCAGACCCGAACCGAAAAATCCGACCAGATCACTGGGTCGGTTTCGGGCCATATTTTCCTCCACCCGAataattcgggtcgggtccgagttgggcacaaacccgacccgtggacacccctaccGTTTAGTATGATTAATTTTgctagtttattttactatttagcttatttttactactattcttGGACcctattgcactttttgatactattcatgggtttcactatactatttcagttaacttttatctttatctatagtacttttagcaaaaaattttcagttttagtaaaataaacgAATCCCAAATAGATCCTTAGTATGTTATCAACTTATTattacaaacaatatatatatatatatatatgtaacagttaaaatattgaaatacaTGAGGTAAACATGGTAGATAAAATCTAGTTATTattacatgatatgatataataataaaaaatcccaGTTCTCCTATTCAGTATTAGGTGATCAAGCATATAAAGTAGTAGTAAAATCTAGATACATATTTCTCTTCTTCGTGGAAGGCTAAGATTGGATAAACCCTTTAGTTCTACCAAAGTAATAAGCTACCCGTGATAAATATGTCACTGGGGCCATCATGATTTATGGACTGAACTTTGACGGTGAAATCTCACATACCTACACTACCAATAAAGGGTGAGGGTTGGTGCTATCCACGGGAGTATAGAAGGGAAGCCAAACTCCAAATAAATTGAGcactaaaatattttccttttttttaagagtttattttgatgtgaaaTGTTGTGTTTAGTATATAGTAAATCTTACGTTGTAGATTAaacaaatgtatataatattatacacTTTCTACAAATGTATgcacatttatttaatttacaaTGTAAAAATCTtagattaataaaatataaaataagaattttctTCTGATAAAGTGATGTGAGTAatgaataaagtaaaaataataattatctaAAAATCAACCTTAAAATCACACCTTACAAGTGGggaaaagaattataaaaaaaaatttaaaagctgTGGCCATACAATGCCTGGAAGCACCCCACAGGTAAGTGAAATAAAACGTACATAGGAGGTGACGTGGTGAAAACTCCACAACGGTTTTGTGGATGAATATTTTTGCtgctactttaaaaaaaaaaaaaaaaaaattaaactttcttacttaaaaatacaaattctcTATACCACTTTTTGTATTCTACTTTATATTCGACCAATCgtaatttatcatatatttatataactttctttataaaataaccaacatttagaatgcaaaaaaaaaaaaaaaaaagttataattgataaaatgtaaaataaaacacaaaaatgataCATAAAATTTGTATTCCTTTAAAATTGATCTGTATTAAATGAACCTAGTTTACAAACAAGGTTGAAAAAAGCCTAACTAGCGCACTATATGATGCTTAATGTAAATCGTCTACGTCTCTGAATTGAAAGACCCAAGAACACTCTCCAACTATTCTCTAAAAATTGCACGAGTGCTTTAATAAGTAGGTGATGAAACCGGCATATACGCATGTGATGACGCGAGGCAAAAGGCACAACTGTACAGTGATGAGGATCTTGATAACAATAAATACCCTGAAACTTTGTCACTTCTTCATTCACTTCCATCTCTTTGGTTTACAACagctctcactctctctctctctctctctctctctctattcaaAACACAACTACCCCACGAGTCATTCGCTCCCTTCtgttaatttcatttttgttttattttttatttttatgatatattCCAAGTTTctgaaatattcaaaataaacaaGTAGGTTGATTTGTGCATTGAGTATAGgaccttttttgttgttgttaatattcaaaacaaacaagaaagaaaaggattGCCTCTTGATTGAATGATTGATTGTCTTGTTCTACCTGAAGATTGTTTAATTTTAGTAGAATTAGTGGGCGGCAACAGTGACGGTGATGGAAAGTGCGTGTAATGTATTGCATGGGTTGAAGCCGACCATTTTAATGGTGGTGGTCCAGTTTGCATTTGCTGGGGTCAATGTGTTCTACAAGCTTGCCGTAAATGATGGAATGAACCTGAGGGTTATTGTAGCTTATCGCTTCCTTTTCGCATCAGCTTTTATTGCTCCTCTCGCCTATGTTCTTGAAAGGTACTGGTTTGACACTTCCACCATCCatgttatatattattttattctatttcttcTAGATCTCTTTCTTCCAAAAAAGCCATCAACGTCGCCAAATCATAGTATTTGAtcataatttatataatattttatgcatGGCGACTGGCGACTATTTGCTTCTTCTCATCAAAAGCCATCAACGTGGTCCTAAGTTTTTCCtttataatttcatatattttcctCCATTTCAAAAGCTTTCATTTCTGCCTGGTATTGGCTTTTCAAAAGTTGTTTATATTACTTTGTGGAAATTTCAAGAAACTCCACAAGTTGATATTCTAttcaataacttttattttattttataacaaaaaatcacaattttctaACTAAAGGTTCTGCCTTTGTACTCATCTATGTACTAGAGATCCGGATGTGTTTTAACGAATGtataatcttatttttttggcaGGAAAAGCAGACCAAAGTTGACACGGGCAGTACTCTTCCAATCATTTCTTTGTGGCCTATTTGGGTAAATTGCATACATCTTCTTATATTAGTTCCCTAATTAATTTACACCTACATGATGAGGATCTAAAATAATGACAAGTAAAATATTTCAGGGGATCATTAgctcaaaatttatatattgagaGCCTAGCCTTGACATCTGCAACATTTGCGTCAGCCATAGCTAATCTTGTTCCTGCCGTCACCTTAATTTTGGCAGTCCCATTTGGGTatgaccctctctctctctctctctctctctctctctctcacaaatcaattctataaaagaaatatattttatgATGCTAAAACTTTGTTACTACATCTGTAAAATATGATCCAAGgcgacaaataaattaatcaactAGAGCATTTTATAGTAAACTTGTTTAGATTTTGATTGTAATCTACACAGGTTGGAGAAGCTAAATCTGGGAACAATAGAAGGAAAGGCTAAAGTGATGGGAACATTAATGGGAATAGGTGGGGCGATGCTGCTTACTTTCTATAAAGGCGCAGAAATTGACATTTGGTCTACTCATACGAACCTTTTGCATCACTCTCAACATGGTCAGAATGGACACTTGGCAACTGATTCTAGTAATCGCCTTTTGGGCTGTATTTTCGCTGTAGGAAGTTGTATGTCGTACGCCCTCTGGTTAATCATTCAGGtgatttttgaaaacttttttttttttttttttttttataatcttaatcattatcaaaaacaaaaattgatccCTTAATGTCAAAAAGTTTCACATTACTCTCAcacttagaaaatattttttgataatttgatacttGGAAGTAAGTTATTTGAATCTTGTAAATTTCTgatgaaaatatcaaaatataccCATTGAATGATAAGGTTCTTGACAACTCACCAcaatataaaaactttaaaagtgaaaaaaattttgCCTAAATTTAGGAGGTTTTagacttttctatttttattttatgggtcatg encodes:
- the LOC126706270 gene encoding WAT1-related protein At1g68170-like, yielding MESACNVLHGLKPTILMVVVQFAFAGVNVFYKLAVNDGMNLRVIVAYRFLFASAFIAPLAYVLERKSRPKLTRAVLFQSFLCGLFGGSLAQNLYIESLALTSATFASAIANLVPAVTLILAVPFGLEKLNLGTIEGKAKVMGTLMGIGGAMLLTFYKGAEIDIWSTHTNLLHHSQHGQNGHLATDSSNRLLGCIFAVGSCMSYALWLIIQAKMSERYPSYYSGTALMSIMGTIQAFVFALCMERDWSQWKLGWNIRLLTVSYSGIVASGLMVTFIALCVHMRGPLFVSVFNPLMLILVAIMGSLILDEKLHIGSIIGATLIVCGLYVVLWGKGREMKKITQLAPSECSPESDLTHIVITSPMDGDNNNNSASVKINGLSTPIASVDDSTFEKGHEESHEQKEEKKNSTL